The Pedobacter roseus genome contains a region encoding:
- a CDS encoding pseudouridine synthase, with amino-acid sequence MLEIIYQDENLIAINKPHGLLVHQSSIARDATEFALQMLRDQVGKHVSPVHRLDRKTSGILLFAFDKPSEIAMHQQFMNAETDKKYLAILRGFTPDVMDIDYPLAKENGTMQDAFTSFRTLQKAEVEVAFGKHPTSRYSLVEATPKTGRMHQLRRHFSHILHPIIGDRTHGCNKQNKFFKEQWEMTTMLLHASELEFIHPVTQEKIHLKAGLHDEFKRVMDFMKMKH; translated from the coding sequence ATGTTGGAGATTATTTACCAGGACGAGAATTTAATTGCAATTAACAAGCCACACGGCCTTTTGGTTCATCAATCTTCAATTGCCAGAGATGCGACCGAATTTGCTCTACAGATGCTGAGGGATCAGGTGGGCAAACATGTTAGTCCGGTACATAGGTTAGATCGCAAAACCAGCGGTATCTTATTGTTTGCTTTTGATAAACCTTCTGAAATTGCTATGCATCAGCAGTTTATGAATGCAGAAACTGATAAGAAATATTTAGCGATATTACGAGGTTTTACACCTGATGTGATGGATATTGATTATCCCCTTGCAAAAGAAAACGGAACCATGCAGGATGCCTTTACCTCATTCAGAACGCTTCAAAAAGCAGAGGTAGAAGTAGCTTTTGGTAAACATCCAACTTCCCGGTACTCATTGGTAGAAGCTACTCCTAAAACCGGAAGAATGCACCAATTGAGGCGTCATTTCAGTCATATTCTTCATCCGATTATTGGAGATCGCACGCACGGTTGCAACAAACAGAATAAATTTTTCAAAGAGCAATGGGAGATGACGACCATGTTGCTGCACGCTTCTGAACTGGAATTTATTCACCCTGTTACTCAAGAAAAAATACATTTAAAAGCCGGTTTACACGACGAATTTAAAAGGGTAATGGATTTCATGAAAATGAAGCACTAA
- a CDS encoding histone deacetylase family protein, translated as MIKIAWHPIYAHPLPEGHRFPMLKYELIPEQLLHEGTIEQDNLFSPEPLSEKIVLLTHQKAYWEQLRDLTLSGKDQRRIGFPLDAQLVERELRIAQGTIDGAYFAMDNGIAFNVAGGTHHAGSNWGEGFCMLNDQAIAANYLLNNNLAKRILIIDLDVHQGNGTAEIFQHEPRVFTFSMHGDKNFPFRKEISSLDVPLDDGVQDEAYLSILNGNLKMAFESAKPDFVFYLSGVDVLSTDKLGKLALSKAACKERDRMVLQACKDKNLPLQVSMGGGYSTDIKDIVDAHCNTYRLAFDLFA; from the coding sequence ATGATCAAAATTGCCTGGCACCCGATTTACGCACATCCTTTACCAGAGGGACACCGGTTTCCTATGTTGAAATATGAGCTGATTCCCGAACAGCTTTTGCACGAAGGAACCATTGAGCAGGATAACTTATTTAGTCCCGAGCCACTGAGTGAAAAAATTGTCCTGTTAACGCACCAAAAAGCTTATTGGGAGCAGTTAAGGGATTTAACGCTTTCTGGCAAAGATCAGCGGCGTATTGGCTTCCCTTTGGATGCACAGCTTGTAGAGCGAGAACTGAGGATTGCACAAGGCACAATTGATGGCGCTTATTTCGCCATGGATAATGGAATTGCATTTAATGTGGCCGGAGGAACGCATCATGCAGGCAGCAATTGGGGTGAAGGGTTTTGTATGTTGAATGATCAGGCTATTGCAGCTAACTATTTATTAAATAATAATTTAGCTAAACGTATCTTAATTATTGATTTAGATGTACATCAGGGGAATGGTACGGCAGAAATCTTTCAGCATGAACCCAGGGTATTTACTTTTTCGATGCACGGCGATAAAAATTTCCCTTTCAGAAAAGAAATTTCGAGTCTGGATGTGCCACTTGATGATGGCGTACAGGATGAAGCCTATTTATCAATATTAAATGGTAATCTCAAAATGGCATTCGAAAGTGCTAAACCTGATTTTGTGTTTTACCTTTCGGGCGTAGATGTGCTTTCAACGGATAAACTGGGTAAACTGGCATTGAGCAAGGCCGCTTGTAAAGAACGCGATAGAATGGTGCTGCAGGCCTGTAAAGATAAAAACCTGCCTTTACAGGTCAGTATGGGCGGGGGCTATTCGACGGATATTAAGGACATTGTTGATGCACATTGCAATACTTATCGATTGGCTTTTGATTTATTTGCATAA
- a CDS encoding bestrophin family protein, translating into MINYNPKNWSTFIFHIHKSDTFRKLWPLMLSIAIFSGLVAFAELNFFQLSKSSYVTNVGMMHSLLGFVLSLLLVFRTNTAYDRWWEGRKLLGSLTNVSRNLAMKIKALKLPEEDVRFFEYGIPKYAFGLKEHLREKLYFGKNSLLIEVEEGKHIPNQIAGSLIKRFYGLLEKGLISQEQFIVLSGDFNQFTDICGACERIKNTPIPFSYSAFIKKFIFIYVVTLPFGWVFSLGYFVVPIVPFILYVLASLELIAEEIENPFGYDANDLPVDQICTNIEKHVGEILG; encoded by the coding sequence ATGATCAACTACAACCCTAAAAACTGGAGTACCTTCATTTTTCATATCCATAAAAGCGATACTTTTAGAAAATTGTGGCCTTTAATGCTTTCAATAGCTATTTTCTCAGGTTTAGTTGCTTTTGCCGAACTGAATTTTTTTCAGCTTTCTAAAAGTAGTTATGTAACGAATGTAGGCATGATGCACAGCTTACTGGGTTTCGTTTTATCCTTGTTGTTAGTTTTCAGAACGAATACGGCATACGACAGGTGGTGGGAAGGCAGAAAACTGCTCGGATCATTAACCAATGTGAGCCGTAACCTGGCCATGAAAATTAAAGCACTTAAACTTCCCGAGGAGGATGTGCGTTTTTTCGAATATGGCATTCCTAAATATGCTTTTGGCTTGAAGGAGCACTTGCGCGAAAAATTATATTTCGGTAAAAATAGTCTTTTGATTGAGGTTGAAGAGGGTAAACATATCCCAAACCAGATTGCTGGCAGTTTAATCAAGAGGTTTTACGGTTTACTGGAAAAGGGTTTGATTTCGCAGGAACAGTTTATTGTGTTATCTGGCGATTTTAATCAGTTTACCGATATCTGCGGTGCCTGCGAAAGAATTAAAAATACACCGATTCCATTTTCTTATAGCGCTTTTATCAAAAAATTTATCTTCATTTATGTAGTCACTTTGCCTTTTGGCTGGGTGTTCAGTTTAGGTTATTTTGTGGTGCCGATCGTACCCTTTATCCTCTATGTATTAGCGAGTTTGGAGCTGATAGCTGAAGAAATAGAGAATCCATTTGGTTATGATGCAAATGATCTTCCGGTAGATCAGATCTGCACCAATATTGAAAAACATGTGGGGGAGATTTTAGGTTAA
- the kynU gene encoding kynureninase: MNFENSLSFAKTQDDADQLHQFRSQFLFPNHNGKDFIYLCGNSLGLQPKVASEVLKRQLDNWANYAVEGWFDGNEPWMFYHKELKKLMAPIVGASPAEVCPMNTLTVNLHLLMVSFYQPKGKRFKIIMEGGAFPSDQYAIESQVRFHGFDPKEAIIEVFPREGKEVLRTEDIVAQIKENADQIALVMFGGINYYTGQWYDMETITKAGHEIGAIVGWDLAHAAGNVPVKLHDWEVDFACWCSYKYQNSGPGGISGIFVHEKHFNNTSLNRFAGWWGYQESKRFKMEKGFVPEAGADGWQISCTQVMPMALFHASLQIFEQAGFIEPLRKKSITLTQYLEFIVNEVNKDLGFEQFKIITPKNPDDRGAQLSIIAERNGKQIFDGLMANHVLGDWREPDVIRLSAVPLYNSYEDVYLAGQVLLKVSRDILISR; the protein is encoded by the coding sequence ATGAATTTCGAAAACTCCCTTTCATTTGCCAAAACACAAGATGATGCTGATCAGCTTCATCAGTTTAGGTCTCAATTTTTATTTCCAAACCATAACGGGAAAGATTTTATTTACCTGTGTGGTAATTCTTTAGGGCTTCAACCTAAAGTGGCGTCTGAGGTGTTAAAACGTCAATTGGATAACTGGGCCAACTATGCTGTTGAAGGCTGGTTTGATGGTAATGAACCCTGGATGTTCTATCATAAAGAACTCAAAAAATTAATGGCGCCAATTGTTGGTGCGTCACCGGCTGAAGTTTGCCCCATGAATACCCTCACCGTTAACCTGCACCTGCTTATGGTGAGTTTTTACCAACCCAAAGGCAAGCGTTTTAAAATCATTATGGAGGGTGGTGCATTTCCATCTGATCAGTATGCGATAGAAAGTCAGGTGAGGTTTCATGGCTTTGATCCAAAAGAAGCGATTATAGAGGTTTTTCCCCGTGAAGGTAAAGAAGTGCTTCGGACAGAGGATATCGTTGCTCAGATCAAAGAAAATGCTGATCAAATTGCATTGGTAATGTTCGGTGGAATTAATTATTATACCGGGCAATGGTACGATATGGAAACCATTACCAAAGCCGGTCATGAAATAGGAGCCATTGTAGGCTGGGATCTGGCGCATGCAGCGGGGAATGTTCCGGTTAAACTTCATGATTGGGAGGTAGATTTTGCTTGCTGGTGTTCTTATAAATACCAAAATTCAGGCCCTGGAGGCATTAGCGGGATTTTCGTACATGAGAAACATTTTAACAATACCAGTTTAAACCGTTTTGCAGGCTGGTGGGGTTATCAGGAAAGTAAGCGCTTTAAAATGGAAAAAGGTTTTGTTCCTGAAGCAGGAGCTGATGGGTGGCAGATAAGCTGTACGCAGGTAATGCCAATGGCTTTGTTTCACGCATCTCTTCAGATTTTTGAGCAGGCAGGTTTTATTGAACCTCTAAGAAAGAAAAGTATTACTTTAACTCAGTACCTTGAATTTATTGTAAATGAAGTAAATAAGGATTTAGGTTTTGAGCAATTTAAAATTATAACACCCAAAAACCCTGATGATAGAGGCGCTCAGTTATCCATCATTGCCGAGCGCAATGGTAAGCAGATTTTTGATGGTTTAATGGCTAATCATGTACTCGGCGACTGGCGCGAACCTGATGTAATCCGTTTAAGTGCCGTGCCGCTCTATAATTCTTATGAGGATGTTTACCTGGCCGGACAGGTGTTATTAAAAGTGAGTAGAGATATTTTAATTAGCCGGTAA
- a CDS encoding pyridoxamine 5'-phosphate oxidase family protein, whose protein sequence is MKNEKNIAILKEMAESVRTCMFTTFSSGDEFGSRPMGTAKIEDDGSLWFYTNEYSPKSKEISKENNVLLAYSDPSKNTYLTVKGKAELVDDKVRKEAYFSPFVKAWFPDGIEDPRLILIKVTPEEAEYWDASSSKIVVLFSMLKAVVTGDTPDLGKHDTIKF, encoded by the coding sequence ATGAAAAACGAGAAAAATATAGCAATCCTTAAAGAAATGGCAGAAAGTGTAAGAACTTGTATGTTTACTACATTTTCTTCGGGAGACGAATTTGGAAGCAGACCAATGGGGACTGCAAAAATAGAAGATGATGGCAGTTTGTGGTTTTACACCAATGAGTATTCGCCTAAATCAAAAGAGATTTCAAAAGAAAATAATGTGCTGCTGGCTTATAGCGATCCTTCTAAAAATACTTATTTAACGGTTAAAGGTAAAGCAGAGCTTGTGGATGACAAAGTGCGCAAAGAAGCTTATTTCTCGCCCTTTGTTAAAGCCTGGTTTCCTGATGGTATTGAAGATCCGAGATTAATTCTGATCAAAGTTACACCAGAAGAAGCTGAATACTGGGATGCATCATCTTCAAAAATCGTGGTGCTGTTCAGCATGTTAAAAGCGGTAGTAACTGGTGATACGCCGGATTTAGGTAAGCACGACACCATAAAATTTTAA
- a CDS encoding DNA-3-methyladenine glycosylase gives MKLDPGYYLNEDVVGLAKDLLGKVLYTKIGDEITAGIIVETEAYFGVKDKASHAYGGRRTNRTETMYGAGGIAYVYLCYGMHHLFNVVTSTENDPHAVLIRGIEPLVGIEIMEERRNMPHTKGAISAGPGSAAKALGINKTFNAKNLSGDDIWIEDHGIKYNENDIAATPRVGIAYAKEHALLPWRFFVKGNKYVSKPNKI, from the coding sequence TTGAAATTAGACCCTGGATATTACCTGAATGAAGATGTAGTTGGTCTGGCCAAAGATTTGCTAGGTAAGGTTTTGTACACTAAAATCGGCGATGAAATCACTGCTGGTATCATTGTAGAAACAGAAGCCTATTTCGGGGTAAAAGATAAAGCGTCTCATGCTTATGGCGGTCGCCGAACTAATCGCACAGAAACCATGTATGGCGCTGGTGGCATTGCTTATGTTTACCTCTGTTATGGCATGCATCATCTTTTTAATGTAGTTACTTCAACAGAAAATGATCCGCATGCAGTTTTGATTAGGGGAATCGAGCCTTTGGTGGGTATTGAGATTATGGAAGAACGGAGAAACATGCCTCATACAAAAGGGGCTATTTCGGCTGGACCCGGATCTGCGGCAAAAGCATTGGGGATCAACAAAACCTTTAATGCAAAAAATCTTTCTGGTGATGATATCTGGATCGAAGATCATGGTATAAAATATAATGAAAATGATATTGCTGCTACACCCCGTGTGGGTATTGCCTATGCAAAAGAGCATGCCTTGCTGCCCTGGCGGTTCTTCGTAAAAGGTAATAAATATGTAAGTAAACCAAATAAGATTTAA
- a CDS encoding GAF domain-containing protein codes for MAEDLVITRDTSKKEQYQSIIPQIEALLYGETDFIANLANVAAALKEQFGWFWVGFYLVKQDELVLGPFQGPVACTRIKKGKGVCGASWAEAQTIIVPDVDEFPGHIACASASKSEIVLPLIVAGEVIGVLDVDSEVLNKFDETDEFYLEQVITILLNR; via the coding sequence ATGGCAGAAGATTTAGTTATTACCAGGGATACTTCGAAAAAAGAACAATATCAATCCATTATTCCTCAGATTGAAGCTTTGTTGTATGGCGAAACAGATTTTATCGCTAACCTGGCAAACGTTGCTGCAGCACTTAAAGAGCAGTTTGGTTGGTTTTGGGTAGGTTTCTATCTGGTTAAACAGGATGAGCTTGTCCTTGGTCCTTTTCAGGGTCCGGTGGCCTGTACAAGAATTAAAAAAGGGAAAGGGGTTTGTGGTGCTTCCTGGGCTGAAGCTCAAACCATCATCGTTCCTGATGTGGATGAGTTTCCGGGGCATATAGCCTGTGCATCAGCTTCGAAGTCTGAGATCGTTCTTCCTTTAATTGTTGCTGGTGAGGTAATTGGAGTACTTGATGTAGATAGTGAGGTGCTGAATAAATTTGATGAAACAGATGAGTTTTATTTAGAGCAGGTTATCACTATTTTATTAAACAGATAA
- a CDS encoding DUF3291 domain-containing protein: MIVALTITKFRGFTIPFAFIGMAILRIPLWLNKSCRFWKLMGSGRDAQVDLAPDYKHWAILTTWDNREDYDTFYHESFAMKWFNIFGIESFTILLKPLSSHGLWSAKEPFKVQKTDQNHSGKIAVITRAAIRFKKLKEFRHNVKRAADAMRSAPGFILSAGIGENPFFDQATFSIWEDAESMKAYAYQSHDHSDVIKLTRERQWYKEELFARFGIIDSWGSLNGVEINII; encoded by the coding sequence ATGATTGTAGCATTAACCATTACGAAATTCCGTGGCTTTACCATCCCTTTTGCCTTTATCGGGATGGCAATTCTCCGGATCCCATTATGGCTAAACAAAAGCTGCAGGTTTTGGAAACTGATGGGCAGCGGCCGGGATGCACAGGTAGACCTTGCCCCTGATTATAAACACTGGGCCATATTGACTACCTGGGATAACCGGGAAGATTATGACACCTTCTATCATGAATCATTCGCAATGAAATGGTTTAATATCTTTGGCATTGAAAGTTTTACGATCTTACTTAAGCCTTTATCCAGCCATGGCTTATGGTCAGCAAAAGAACCATTTAAGGTGCAAAAAACAGATCAAAACCATAGCGGTAAAATTGCCGTGATTACCAGGGCAGCCATCAGGTTTAAAAAGTTAAAAGAGTTTAGGCACAATGTAAAAAGGGCAGCGGATGCTATGAGGAGTGCTCCTGGTTTTATCCTTTCAGCTGGCATTGGCGAAAATCCATTTTTTGATCAGGCCACTTTTTCGATATGGGAAGATGCGGAAAGCATGAAAGCTTATGCTTATCAATCACACGATCATTCAGATGTGATCAAACTTACCAGAGAACGCCAATGGTATAAAGAAGAGCTGTTTGCCCGTTTCGGAATTATCGATAGCTGGGGCTCATTAAATGGCGTTGAAATCAATATAATATAA
- a CDS encoding Dabb family protein: MTETADKGQIQHFVMFWLKPQLTKAEIADFANFFESLKLIKYIKTLNYGLAASTPVRPVTDNSFTYSLTITFANIADHNAYQEDKTHLDAVEKFSQNWYRVVVHDTVISV; this comes from the coding sequence ATGACAGAAACCGCAGATAAAGGCCAGATCCAACACTTTGTAATGTTTTGGTTAAAGCCACAACTTACTAAGGCTGAAATAGCAGACTTTGCTAATTTTTTCGAAAGTTTAAAGCTAATTAAATATATCAAAACCTTAAATTATGGTTTAGCTGCCAGTACACCGGTACGTCCTGTTACCGATAATTCATTTACCTATTCGCTTACCATTACTTTTGCGAACATTGCAGATCATAACGCTTACCAGGAAGATAAAACACATTTGGACGCGGTAGAAAAATTCTCTCAAAACTGGTACAGGGTAGTGGTGCACGATACGGTAATTTCTGTTTAA
- a CDS encoding YMGG-like glycine zipper-containing protein, with amino-acid sequence MKKILVVIALSSSVLFACNNKAKEEAALKQQQAEKQLAIKAVKDSLRLDSFNKAAAAKVEQEKEAKHQAELIAARKAGAASSRSSRSYASSGGSSSAAYGGTQPTAKKKGWSDAAKGAVIGGVGGAVGGALIDKKKGRGAIIGGLVGAGGGYLIGRGEDRKSGRVQPKN; translated from the coding sequence ATGAAAAAGATATTGGTAGTAATCGCATTAAGTTCATCTGTTTTGTTTGCTTGTAACAATAAAGCAAAAGAGGAAGCCGCATTAAAACAACAACAGGCAGAAAAACAACTGGCTATTAAAGCTGTAAAAGATAGTTTGAGGTTAGACAGCTTTAATAAAGCTGCTGCTGCAAAAGTGGAGCAGGAAAAAGAGGCTAAACATCAGGCAGAATTAATAGCAGCCAGAAAGGCGGGAGCAGCGTCGTCTAGATCATCAAGATCGTATGCAAGCTCTGGTGGTAGTTCAAGTGCTGCTTATGGTGGTACGCAACCAACAGCTAAGAAAAAAGGCTGGAGTGATGCCGCTAAAGGTGCAGTAATCGGTGGTGTTGGTGGTGCCGTTGGTGGTGCTTTAATCGATAAGAAAAAAGGTAGAGGTGCTATCATTGGTGGATTAGTTGGAGCTGGTGGCGGTTATTTAATCGGTAGAGGCGAAGACAGAAAATCTGGCCGTGTGCAACCAAAAAACTAA
- a CDS encoding Dph6-related ATP pyrophosphatase → MADKKICIFNWSGGKDSTLALHYALQDPTIEIRYLITTVTEKYNRVSMHGVREALLIKQAESIGIPLYQIRLGEMPDVESYDSTMKMHLSKFKEEGITHSIFGDIFLEDLRQYRENKLAEIGLQAIFPLWQKDTKNLIKEFLNLRYKTIIVCVQQNLQNICGKVISIDLISKLPADIDPCGENGEFHTFAFEGPIFKNKIPFTIGEQVFRTYNAPAKTTPDDNSPCSSTALSGFWYIDLLP, encoded by the coding sequence ATGGCAGATAAAAAAATCTGTATTTTTAACTGGAGCGGCGGTAAAGACAGTACTTTGGCACTTCATTATGCTTTACAGGATCCTACTATTGAAATCCGTTACCTCATTACCACGGTTACTGAAAAATATAACCGCGTTTCCATGCATGGTGTTAGAGAAGCTTTGTTAATTAAACAGGCAGAAAGCATTGGCATTCCATTGTATCAAATCCGCCTGGGTGAAATGCCAGATGTGGAAAGTTACGATAGTACGATGAAAATGCATCTGTCTAAATTTAAAGAAGAAGGTATCACTCATTCTATTTTTGGTGATATTTTTTTGGAAGACCTCCGTCAGTACCGGGAAAATAAACTGGCTGAGATAGGTCTTCAGGCAATTTTTCCTTTATGGCAAAAAGATACAAAGAATCTGATCAAAGAATTCTTAAACCTGCGCTATAAAACCATCATTGTCTGTGTACAACAAAATCTCCAAAACATTTGTGGAAAAGTAATCAGTATAGATTTAATCAGCAAACTTCCTGCAGATATCGACCCCTGTGGTGAAAATGGAGAATTTCATACTTTCGCTTTTGAAGGTCCTATTTTCAAGAATAAAATACCATTCACCATCGGAGAGCAGGTATTCCGCACCTATAATGCACCTGCCAAAACAACACCGGATGATAATTCACCATGTTCATCTACAGCACTTTCAGGCTTCTGGTATATCGATTTATTACCATAA
- a CDS encoding SIR2 family NAD-dependent protein deacylase — translation MVQKFYNERRKQVLAAQPNQAHQLLAELEKDFDVEIITQNIDDLHERAGSTKVTHLHGVITRSQSDLRPDLTYPIEGTEIKTGDLCELGSQLRPHVVWFGEAVPMIEVAALICKQADIFVLIGTSLAVYPAAGLIDFVPSVVDKYIIDPRIPDVKRYKNVINIEKNAVEGVAELKVILSNGR, via the coding sequence CTGGTTCAAAAATTTTATAATGAGCGAAGAAAACAGGTTTTAGCTGCCCAGCCTAATCAGGCCCATCAATTACTGGCTGAACTCGAAAAAGATTTCGACGTGGAGATCATCACCCAAAATATAGACGACCTGCACGAAAGGGCAGGATCTACGAAAGTTACCCATCTTCATGGCGTAATTACCAGATCGCAGTCCGATTTACGGCCTGATTTAACCTATCCCATCGAAGGTACGGAAATAAAAACGGGCGATTTATGTGAATTGGGATCTCAGCTCAGGCCTCATGTAGTATGGTTTGGCGAAGCCGTGCCGATGATCGAGGTGGCTGCACTAATTTGTAAACAGGCCGATATATTTGTGCTGATTGGGACTTCGTTAGCTGTTTACCCTGCTGCAGGTTTAATCGATTTTGTCCCCTCCGTCGTCGATAAATACATCATCGATCCCCGCATACCAGATGTTAAACGGTATAAAAATGTGATCAATATTGAGAAAAATGCCGTTGAAGGCGTAGCCGAACTAAAAGTAATCTTGTCCAATGGCAGATAA
- a CDS encoding Sir2 family NAD-dependent protein deacetylase: MKLKLVVLTGAGISAESGLKTFRDADGLWEGYNVYDVATPKPGKKIRNWFKNFIMSEENRF, translated from the coding sequence ATGAAATTAAAGCTGGTTGTATTAACAGGGGCAGGGATCAGTGCCGAAAGTGGGTTAAAAACATTTAGGGATGCCGATGGATTATGGGAAGGTTACAATGTTTACGATGTGGCTACCCCGAAGCCTGGGAAAAAGATCCGGAACTGGTTCAAAAATTTTATAATGAGCGAAGAAAACAGGTTTTAG
- a CDS encoding ABC transporter substrate-binding protein, with translation MKVVSFLPAATKMIYDMGLQEHLHGVTFECPKEAADQPKVVRCILEGKNYSSIEIDRIFSASKAQGKSLYWVDDELLESILPDIVFTQDICEVCNIDTVCTETAVMKLSKQPTLVPLSPNNLQDVFECAITIAKALGKEEVALNYLAGLQKKTDSILDQLRANRAPLKRVMLMEWIEPIYNCGHWIPFQIAAAGGVDMLSNPAGDSIVTQWDKILKYNPEVLVIAPCGFDKKRSLEEMELLTAKPGWDNLEAVKNNQVYIADFDMFTQPSVGTLVEGIEALACMFHPEIFKADENLSKKFLNFATVNQLH, from the coding sequence ATGAAAGTCGTTTCCTTTTTACCCGCTGCCACCAAAATGATCTACGATATGGGCCTGCAAGAACACCTGCATGGCGTAACCTTCGAATGTCCAAAAGAAGCTGCCGATCAGCCAAAGGTGGTTCGTTGCATATTGGAGGGTAAAAATTATTCCAGTATCGAAATCGACCGTATATTTTCAGCTTCAAAAGCACAGGGCAAAAGTTTGTACTGGGTAGATGATGAGCTTTTAGAAAGTATTTTACCAGATATCGTTTTTACACAAGATATCTGCGAGGTTTGCAACATCGATACTGTTTGCACCGAAACTGCCGTAATGAAGCTTAGCAAGCAGCCTACGCTTGTTCCTCTATCACCAAATAACCTTCAGGATGTTTTTGAATGTGCCATTACCATTGCAAAAGCTTTAGGCAAAGAAGAAGTGGCCTTAAACTATCTTGCAGGCTTACAAAAGAAAACTGATTCTATTTTAGATCAACTCAGGGCAAACCGTGCACCTTTAAAACGGGTGATGCTGATGGAATGGATCGAACCGATTTACAACTGTGGTCATTGGATTCCTTTTCAAATTGCTGCTGCGGGTGGGGTAGATATGCTTTCCAATCCTGCCGGCGATTCTATTGTTACCCAATGGGATAAAATTTTGAAATACAATCCCGAGGTTCTGGTGATTGCTCCATGTGGTTTCGATAAGAAAAGAAGCCTGGAAGAAATGGAACTCTTAACCGCTAAACCTGGATGGGATAATTTAGAAGCCGTAAAAAATAATCAGGTTTACATTGCCGATTTTGATATGTTTACTCAGCCAAGTGTTGGCACTTTGGTAGAAGGAATCGAAGCTTTAGCCTGCATGTTCCATCCGGAAATTTTTAAAGCTGACGAAAATTTATCTAAAAAGTTTTTGAATTTTGCTACTGTAAATCAACTTCATTAG
- a CDS encoding DUF6580 family putative transport protein: protein MSHLKFNPRTLILLLMILAITAFRLLVTFNSDELKFANFSSIGAVALFGGAYFKDHLKAFAFPILSLLLSDFILSITIFSKYSSGFLYEGWYWTYIAFALMVLVGRVMLKKVNVVNLLASTLVIVLIHWIVSDIGVWFKNPAYTQDLAGFWACLVKAIPFEIRFLEGTVIYGALLFGAFEILKAKYPVLKLQTQKL, encoded by the coding sequence ATGTCTCATTTAAAATTTAATCCACGCACTTTAATTTTGTTGCTGATGATTCTGGCCATAACGGCTTTCCGTTTGCTGGTAACATTCAACTCTGATGAATTAAAGTTTGCCAATTTCTCATCCATAGGAGCAGTAGCTTTATTTGGAGGAGCATATTTTAAAGATCATCTTAAAGCTTTTGCCTTTCCAATATTAAGCTTGTTATTAAGCGATTTCATTTTATCAATCACTATCTTCAGTAAATATAGCAGTGGTTTTCTTTACGAAGGTTGGTACTGGACTTACATAGCCTTCGCTTTAATGGTATTGGTAGGTAGGGTAATGCTTAAAAAAGTGAACGTGGTAAATTTATTGGCTTCAACCCTTGTGATTGTGTTAATCCACTGGATTGTGAGCGACATCGGTGTTTGGTTTAAAAATCCAGCCTATACACAAGATTTAGCAGGTTTTTGGGCATGTTTGGTTAAAGCAATTCCATTCGAGATCAGGTTCCTGGAAGGAACAGTGATCTATGGCGCATTGCTTTTCGGTGCTTTCGAAATCTTAAAAGCAAAATACCCGGTATTAAAATTGCAAACGCAAAAATTATAA